In Spirochaeta thermophila DSM 6578, the following proteins share a genomic window:
- a CDS encoding Ig-like domain-containing protein has product MKHITKLTGYVVAVITLFIVVLGGCDVGLGEQVDVARPRVALTSHESGEYVKGVVTLSGTAEDDTGIEEVQISFDRGATFKKVSNLVSKDGKIEWSYAWDTTKITDGRYYVVIKAFDSGGHQYQTEEIVFTVDNHPPVLLVSSPSKVADPTQNPHNQQAILSVHAADYSPLVSFTVDVWASDNPEDDPSTWEHLSGFPHTEAHTASPWNYTFQSTPYTLDIGKPQRSFHFVVSAEDKAGNISQTFYHTDDIYQLGGITLTVEQVRQILEGSPPEGISVTPQDLGAVALSADAPFTLYFDEEEDNPKITFLEGGTKFFTSEDITIEVEDDDAVDKDSLVFTLSKSTDGGLTYSLEPGFPLTGWTNIVADSHISVKKNETRLVQFAFACTDLEAGNFYKIEVESKDPYGNDTSEFKEFEVITSDNEPPQITGVQIDGTSLPSGGFHVSSGSYTLSFTVSDNEEVSTVEVLENGTSIFQQAVNKISESFSVPVSGNPDGSYTYEIIARDVGDLSTNVVRQVIVDSVAPQIEFSIVPPVTSPAPAFNGVVNLSGLISDDNPVDLLYYYIGPDDTDPAGSVTVQRDANGRAIGVSGLPAGWQSYGGPSNNAWTLEYDTTVLSDGTYYIGLLAADRNGNLASSFYTMVVDQSSDVPVVTVSSPSDGGFAGAGHVVSGTVADDDGVDTTSIELRYSTDGGSTWSGWTPVSVTGTGKNVSFTYTLPDLGADGLKQIEMRASDDPSKKLGSAPAAITTTEGPVSFTYDATGPDVDITTPAMNEAFVSSFTATGTVLEENLQTLRLKIDTGSWQTLTPSGTAPNYSWTYDVDTTLFDSLSQGPHSLTVEAVDKVGQTDAVQVTFYKDSAGPGIVFTSIQEGVNTILTSTSPVVAGSISDDYSNIASQIEYRIDGADPDPWQQAGVSGSGKTVSFSIDVSSLSDGQHDLDIRATDALGNQTEIVDVQFRIDRAAPSLSITGPAEGTVYGTVPSGVVFTLTGTASDALLDTVTADLEGTPLSNGGSATTWSFDVDKTVFDALTEGAHTIQVTAMDLAGRSTLISWQFIKDGQPPVISFSNINEDGSTVLQDASPVINGVVSDMYGVGTVETRIEQYNYSTSSWEPVEDWMGVGNPAGATVYVWSKDLGPSGLNLGAGRYRISVRATDTAQNTPNQGEKLHIEFAIDQQAPDLTIDPIAMYQNGDFTLTGTASDDGAIASVKIKVDDTDFSTGAVDATYDSGTGTWSVSVPTGGLLSGDHTVYVQAKDSAGKTVMLNKPFVFDNEDPGVSILEPTHQTRVNGEVTIRGTTSDNVAVATVEYRFGKNATTWQTSGLSGLYSWSYTFTQIESYANDTYATEIDPATGLPQAGTNVWALPFQVRVTDVAGNVYEELSYELWIDPDMDTPLVYITSHTNNQTVGGTVRLAGYATDDDWVYDVEYRVDPTGTGSGYGSWASANRIGAGTQVNWYVNLNEDGSLNPPPGEINEVLVQVRAVDSKDNGLSRGIEGDVASIRLRFDSNVPVIEDVEVFKADGTKVPYTAGERVAGTFTVEAVMRDEGGLSEIEWRGEGTTLFTDVLSDPTVVTTPPEVGASEIRAGVKYLITSVGTTDFTAIGASSNDVGITFTATGPGTGTGTAYMAVTPPLVPAAELVSGEAYAIFDPGTTDWTAVGAPDNSVGTPFVATGAGTGDGIAFRIVAATELVADEAYRIYEPGTTDWTAVGAPDNNAGTTFTATGAGTGDGFAIEPEKLSFVYRFHLQLDSTTLNGGAYAATSGFYQLDLRVTDNASPTPYMSQQSLNLQIDNYYPSGEYLASPNAATAEYYIQGRGWDSGTGSGPIQGIGEVVVYFEREGSFIDLAGGAGSWTTRYVKDEAAGGTYQDVTFPADTASGIWVDTNEIGVDIDGDGYVEGFSTDGIYKNWYAIYDTTVLADGPVTLHYVIIDAAGNATHYTQDLYIQNNIPQIDNVVIGTDLDNSSTIDPGETKLYNTNYETTNFTVRNHYLQFQINASSGNGQLYYRVGYVTGTTSVPASSLVRGGVYTIETVGDTDWTRIGALANQAGITFVATGPGTGSGTAISYTTTELNATLTSNVVDLTDFSSIPDSAVANDRRFIIKVYDSTVPAGGEEEQLAAAVLVGLTVDNTDEAVPELAVADMGQTYSVAEAYVDRVLQPVSSYEDNIVTSGDGTRQGYVQYAAASSDADADVSGKVIFFGKAYDNQNLQRIQVQITGYDGGTGIGQPFEIAVASGGTLVSANSATIADVEAGNADWAFEVVSGSESLTVDNGHVINWKFAWNTATVQNVAQDNVTLTFTVEDTSGNTGTPVSYTVDVRPYITDVQRDPANFNTYRSKYGWYSLRRGETVQITGFNLYSSPSDTISFGGAAVNLPSSATTTSFSLTVPATAVSGAITLMVNGLEALNNINDNTETYNQEYDTAEPRSTLWTDDRYAHIWQSNDTTGTLDAGYFPGSDNPVHPAMTVDPSTGRLYASWSHYATSQVYRAAIDDAGRTTVFRIYDPSEHTDIDYGVRPVIAYNANYYNGATTYGGLYVWDPQAPYQFSSAGVDNYFYQGENMGHDQYLMQFINERVVTVGDNIHVSYYDTETKALKYMYIQSGDTSTAEHSWVNLDGGSDGDDIQVVSTGRVSAAGEFSAIDVTPLGYPVIAYYDISRQTVRIARATSTTPTTAADWVLQDVISTSDPNYRYSGKYISMRIDSQGYVHLAFFRVSTGDLIYMKSTNNPQDGSTDYTFGPTVVVDNEGSVGIWADISLTDDDRPVITYLDFSLVNTFDGLKMAFYDPALEREDGDVAGEPDTSDGWETMYAALGYDIDNKRLSIEYDTGGHNGWWAAIGYASSDYYRVAYYVK; this is encoded by the coding sequence ATGAAGCATATAACAAAACTCACAGGATACGTGGTGGCGGTGATCACCCTCTTTATCGTAGTCCTTGGAGGGTGTGATGTGGGTCTGGGCGAACAGGTCGATGTGGCCCGTCCAAGAGTTGCGCTCACCAGCCATGAGTCGGGGGAGTACGTAAAAGGGGTGGTGACCCTATCGGGTACAGCCGAGGATGACACTGGGATCGAGGAGGTTCAGATCTCCTTCGACAGAGGGGCCACCTTCAAGAAGGTGAGCAACCTCGTGAGCAAGGATGGGAAGATCGAGTGGAGTTATGCATGGGACACCACCAAGATCACCGACGGCCGATACTATGTGGTGATCAAGGCCTTCGATTCCGGCGGCCACCAGTATCAGACCGAGGAGATTGTCTTCACTGTTGACAATCATCCTCCGGTCCTTCTCGTCTCTTCTCCTTCGAAGGTCGCGGATCCCACACAGAACCCCCACAACCAGCAGGCGATCCTGAGCGTCCATGCGGCGGACTATTCTCCCCTCGTCTCCTTCACGGTGGATGTGTGGGCGAGTGATAATCCGGAGGACGATCCCTCTACCTGGGAACATCTCTCCGGATTCCCACACACAGAGGCCCACACGGCCTCTCCGTGGAACTACACCTTTCAGTCGACTCCCTACACCCTGGACATAGGGAAGCCCCAGAGATCGTTCCATTTCGTCGTGTCCGCCGAGGACAAGGCAGGGAACATCTCGCAGACGTTCTACCATACTGATGACATATATCAGCTTGGGGGTATCACACTCACGGTGGAACAGGTACGCCAGATCCTGGAGGGGAGTCCTCCTGAAGGGATCTCGGTCACCCCTCAGGATCTTGGGGCTGTGGCCCTCTCGGCTGATGCGCCCTTCACCCTCTACTTCGACGAGGAAGAAGACAATCCGAAGATAACCTTTCTGGAGGGAGGAACCAAGTTTTTCACCTCGGAAGATATCACCATCGAGGTGGAAGACGACGATGCGGTGGACAAGGACTCGCTTGTCTTCACCCTCTCCAAATCCACGGATGGGGGACTCACCTATTCCCTCGAACCTGGATTCCCCCTCACCGGGTGGACGAACATCGTAGCTGATTCCCATATTTCCGTAAAGAAGAATGAGACCCGCCTCGTGCAGTTTGCCTTCGCCTGCACGGACCTCGAAGCGGGGAATTTTTACAAGATAGAGGTGGAGTCCAAGGATCCTTATGGTAACGATACTTCTGAGTTCAAGGAATTCGAGGTGATAACCAGCGACAATGAACCTCCCCAGATCACGGGTGTACAGATAGACGGAACCTCTCTTCCCTCGGGAGGCTTCCACGTGAGCAGTGGGTCCTACACTCTCTCCTTTACCGTTTCGGACAACGAGGAAGTCTCTACGGTGGAAGTACTTGAGAACGGCACCTCGATCTTCCAGCAGGCCGTGAACAAGATCTCCGAGAGTTTCAGTGTTCCGGTTTCGGGGAATCCGGATGGATCGTATACGTACGAGATCATCGCACGGGATGTGGGGGATCTCTCCACCAACGTGGTGCGCCAGGTGATAGTCGACAGCGTGGCTCCCCAGATCGAGTTTTCCATCGTGCCGCCGGTCACCAGCCCGGCCCCGGCATTCAACGGGGTGGTGAACCTCTCTGGCCTCATCTCCGACGACAATCCTGTGGATCTCCTCTACTACTACATCGGCCCGGACGACACCGATCCTGCTGGTAGTGTCACCGTCCAGCGTGATGCGAACGGAAGGGCCATAGGAGTCTCCGGCCTCCCCGCCGGATGGCAGTCGTATGGGGGACCGAGCAACAACGCCTGGACTCTGGAGTACGATACCACGGTCCTCTCGGATGGTACGTATTATATAGGTCTCTTGGCGGCCGACAGGAACGGGAATCTCGCAAGTTCGTTCTACACCATGGTAGTGGATCAATCCAGCGATGTGCCGGTCGTCACGGTCTCCAGCCCCAGCGACGGAGGATTTGCCGGTGCAGGCCATGTGGTGAGCGGCACGGTGGCCGATGACGATGGTGTGGACACCACGAGCATCGAGCTGCGCTATTCGACCGACGGCGGGAGCACATGGAGCGGGTGGACGCCTGTCTCGGTGACCGGCACGGGGAAGAACGTGTCGTTCACGTACACGCTTCCCGATCTCGGAGCGGATGGGCTCAAGCAGATAGAGATGCGGGCGAGCGACGATCCTTCGAAGAAACTGGGGAGCGCTCCCGCGGCAATAACCACTACCGAAGGGCCGGTCTCGTTCACCTACGATGCCACCGGTCCGGATGTCGACATCACCACACCCGCGATGAATGAAGCGTTTGTGAGTAGTTTCACCGCGACAGGCACGGTGCTGGAGGAGAACTTGCAGACGTTGAGACTCAAGATCGACACCGGTTCGTGGCAAACGCTCACACCGAGCGGTACTGCGCCCAACTACTCGTGGACCTATGATGTGGATACTACACTCTTTGATTCACTCTCCCAGGGGCCGCATTCCCTCACAGTGGAGGCTGTGGACAAGGTGGGCCAGACGGATGCCGTCCAGGTCACGTTCTACAAGGATAGTGCAGGTCCGGGTATCGTGTTCACCAGCATCCAGGAGGGTGTCAACACCATCCTCACCTCCACCAGTCCGGTGGTGGCGGGGAGTATCTCGGATGACTACTCGAACATAGCTTCCCAGATAGAGTATCGTATCGACGGGGCCGATCCCGATCCATGGCAGCAGGCCGGTGTGAGCGGGTCGGGTAAGACGGTGAGCTTCAGCATCGATGTGAGCAGCCTCTCCGATGGCCAGCACGATCTCGATATAAGGGCAACCGATGCCCTCGGGAACCAGACCGAGATAGTGGACGTACAGTTCAGGATAGATCGTGCCGCTCCCTCCCTCTCCATTACAGGTCCTGCGGAGGGAACGGTGTACGGTACTGTCCCCTCTGGAGTGGTCTTCACGCTCACCGGCACAGCGTCCGATGCCCTCCTCGATACCGTGACAGCCGATCTCGAGGGTACGCCTCTGAGCAACGGAGGATCCGCGACGACCTGGTCCTTCGATGTGGATAAGACAGTCTTTGATGCCCTTACTGAAGGAGCGCACACCATACAGGTGACCGCTATGGATCTGGCAGGAAGAAGTACACTCATTTCCTGGCAGTTCATCAAAGATGGTCAGCCGCCTGTCATCTCGTTCAGCAACATCAACGAGGATGGGAGCACGGTGCTCCAGGACGCCTCGCCTGTGATAAATGGTGTTGTCTCCGATATGTATGGTGTGGGGACAGTAGAGACAAGGATAGAGCAGTATAACTACAGCACCTCCTCCTGGGAGCCTGTAGAGGACTGGATGGGTGTGGGTAACCCGGCTGGAGCCACGGTGTACGTGTGGAGCAAGGATCTCGGCCCCTCAGGTCTCAATCTGGGGGCAGGGAGGTATCGAATCTCGGTGCGGGCCACCGATACAGCTCAGAATACTCCGAACCAGGGAGAAAAGCTCCATATAGAGTTTGCAATAGACCAGCAGGCACCTGATCTTACGATAGACCCCATAGCTATGTATCAAAATGGTGACTTCACGCTCACAGGGACAGCCTCTGATGATGGGGCGATAGCGAGCGTGAAGATAAAGGTGGACGATACCGACTTCTCCACCGGTGCCGTGGATGCGACCTATGATAGTGGAACCGGAACCTGGTCTGTCTCTGTGCCCACCGGTGGGCTTCTCTCAGGCGACCACACAGTGTATGTGCAGGCGAAAGACAGTGCGGGTAAGACGGTGATGCTCAACAAGCCGTTTGTCTTCGACAATGAGGACCCGGGGGTAAGTATCCTCGAACCCACTCACCAGACCCGGGTGAATGGAGAAGTTACCATCCGTGGAACCACCTCTGACAATGTGGCAGTTGCAACCGTTGAGTACAGATTTGGTAAGAACGCCACTACCTGGCAGACGAGCGGCCTTAGTGGTCTCTACAGCTGGAGCTACACCTTTACGCAGATCGAGTCTTATGCAAACGATACGTACGCTACAGAGATAGATCCTGCGACGGGTCTGCCTCAGGCGGGAACTAATGTGTGGGCCCTCCCCTTCCAGGTGAGGGTCACCGACGTGGCGGGGAATGTCTATGAGGAGCTCTCCTACGAGCTCTGGATCGATCCGGACATGGATACCCCGCTGGTCTACATCACGAGCCACACGAACAACCAGACCGTGGGCGGCACGGTGCGGCTCGCAGGGTATGCCACCGACGACGACTGGGTCTACGATGTGGAGTATCGTGTGGATCCCACGGGCACGGGCTCCGGCTATGGCTCGTGGGCCAGTGCGAACAGGATAGGTGCGGGCACCCAGGTCAACTGGTATGTGAACCTCAATGAGGACGGATCCCTCAATCCGCCTCCGGGCGAGATCAACGAGGTCCTGGTACAGGTGAGGGCAGTAGACAGCAAAGACAATGGGCTTAGTCGCGGCATAGAAGGGGATGTGGCGAGCATCCGACTCAGGTTCGACAGCAACGTCCCGGTGATAGAGGACGTGGAGGTCTTCAAGGCCGACGGCACGAAGGTACCGTACACCGCAGGCGAGCGTGTGGCAGGGACCTTCACCGTCGAGGCGGTGATGAGGGATGAGGGCGGTCTCTCCGAGATCGAGTGGCGGGGTGAGGGGACTACGCTCTTCACCGATGTACTCTCCGATCCCACGGTGGTGACCACCCCGCCCGAGGTGGGTGCCTCCGAGATACGGGCCGGGGTGAAGTACCTCATCACCTCGGTGGGTACCACCGATTTCACGGCCATAGGGGCGAGCTCCAACGACGTGGGTATCACGTTCACCGCCACAGGGCCCGGAACCGGTACCGGCACGGCCTACATGGCCGTCACCCCGCCGCTCGTACCCGCAGCAGAGCTGGTCTCCGGTGAGGCTTACGCCATCTTCGATCCCGGCACCACCGACTGGACGGCGGTGGGTGCGCCCGACAACAGCGTAGGGACGCCGTTCGTGGCGACCGGTGCCGGCACGGGCGACGGCATCGCCTTCCGGATCGTGGCTGCTACGGAGCTCGTGGCAGACGAGGCCTACCGTATCTATGAGCCCGGTACCACCGACTGGACCGCAGTGGGGGCACCCGACAACAACGCAGGCACCACCTTCACGGCCACAGGTGCTGGTACCGGAGATGGGTTTGCCATAGAGCCTGAGAAGCTGAGCTTTGTGTACCGGTTCCACCTCCAGCTCGACTCCACCACCCTCAACGGCGGTGCCTATGCCGCCACGAGCGGGTTCTACCAGCTCGACCTCAGGGTGACCGACAACGCCTCGCCCACGCCCTACATGAGCCAGCAGAGCCTCAACCTGCAGATCGACAACTACTATCCGTCGGGCGAATATCTGGCCTCTCCCAATGCTGCCACAGCCGAGTACTACATTCAGGGTCGTGGCTGGGATAGCGGTACCGGGTCGGGACCCATCCAGGGGATCGGTGAGGTGGTAGTCTACTTCGAGCGTGAGGGCTCATTCATCGACCTCGCAGGAGGGGCTGGTTCCTGGACAACCCGATACGTCAAGGATGAGGCCGCAGGAGGGACCTACCAGGACGTGACCTTCCCGGCCGATACGGCGAGCGGTATCTGGGTGGATACGAACGAGATCGGGGTCGATATCGACGGTGACGGATACGTGGAAGGGTTCTCCACCGATGGAATCTACAAGAACTGGTATGCCATCTATGATACCACAGTGCTCGCGGATGGACCTGTGACCCTCCACTACGTGATCATCGATGCAGCAGGCAACGCCACCCACTATACCCAGGATCTCTACATCCAGAACAACATTCCCCAGATCGACAACGTAGTGATAGGAACCGACCTTGACAACAGTAGCACGATCGATCCTGGCGAGACTAAGCTCTACAACACCAACTATGAAACTACCAACTTCACGGTCCGGAACCACTACCTCCAGTTCCAGATCAACGCCTCCTCAGGTAACGGCCAGCTCTACTACCGCGTGGGCTACGTGACGGGAACGACGAGTGTGCCGGCCTCGAGCCTCGTGAGGGGTGGTGTGTACACCATAGAGACCGTAGGCGATACGGACTGGACCAGGATCGGTGCCCTGGCCAACCAGGCGGGCATCACATTCGTGGCCACAGGACCTGGCACAGGGTCTGGTACGGCCATCTCGTACACTACCACTGAGCTCAACGCCACCCTCACCAGCAACGTGGTGGATCTCACCGACTTCTCGAGCATCCCGGATTCAGCGGTTGCGAACGACCGCCGGTTCATCATCAAGGTGTACGATTCTACCGTGCCGGCGGGTGGTGAGGAGGAGCAGCTTGCTGCTGCCGTGCTGGTAGGGCTCACGGTGGACAACACCGATGAGGCGGTACCTGAACTTGCAGTCGCTGATATGGGACAGACATACTCCGTGGCTGAGGCGTATGTCGACAGAGTTCTCCAACCTGTGAGCTCATACGAAGACAATATCGTCACCTCTGGGGATGGCACACGACAGGGATACGTGCAGTACGCAGCTGCGAGTAGTGACGCCGATGCCGACGTGAGCGGAAAGGTGATCTTCTTTGGTAAGGCATACGACAACCAGAACCTGCAGCGCATCCAGGTGCAGATTACAGGCTATGACGGTGGAACCGGCATCGGGCAGCCCTTCGAGATCGCCGTGGCCTCTGGTGGCACCCTCGTCTCAGCCAACAGCGCCACGATCGCCGATGTGGAGGCAGGGAATGCTGACTGGGCCTTCGAGGTGGTCTCCGGCAGTGAGTCCCTCACTGTGGACAACGGGCATGTGATCAACTGGAAGTTCGCATGGAACACCGCAACCGTGCAGAACGTGGCCCAAGACAACGTGACGTTGACCTTCACCGTGGAGGATACCTCAGGCAATACAGGAACCCCTGTGAGCTATACGGTGGATGTACGGCCCTACATCACCGATGTGCAGCGCGATCCCGCGAACTTCAACACCTACCGGTCGAAGTACGGATGGTACTCCCTGCGGAGGGGTGAGACTGTCCAGATCACGGGCTTCAACCTCTACAGCTCCCCATCCGATACCATAAGCTTTGGTGGAGCGGCTGTGAATCTCCCATCCAGCGCTACGACCACCTCGTTCTCCCTGACTGTGCCGGCTACCGCGGTCTCCGGCGCCATCACCCTCATGGTGAATGGTCTTGAGGCCCTCAACAACATCAACGACAACACGGAGACCTACAACCAGGAGTACGATACTGCTGAGCCGCGTTCGACCCTCTGGACAGATGATCGCTACGCCCACATCTGGCAGTCCAACGACACCACCGGTACCCTCGATGCAGGGTACTTCCCCGGGAGCGACAACCCTGTGCATCCTGCCATGACCGTAGATCCCTCAACCGGAAGGCTGTATGCGAGCTGGTCCCACTATGCCACCTCGCAGGTCTATCGAGCGGCGATAGATGATGCTGGAAGGACCACGGTGTTCCGGATTTACGATCCCTCAGAGCATACCGATATCGATTACGGCGTCCGACCGGTCATCGCCTACAACGCGAACTATTACAATGGTGCTACTACCTATGGCGGTCTCTATGTCTGGGATCCACAAGCCCCGTATCAGTTCAGTTCAGCGGGAGTGGACAACTACTTCTATCAGGGTGAGAATATGGGGCACGACCAGTATCTCATGCAGTTCATCAATGAGCGCGTGGTCACGGTGGGGGATAACATCCACGTGAGCTACTACGATACCGAGACCAAGGCTCTCAAGTATATGTACATCCAGAGCGGCGATACCAGTACTGCGGAACACTCCTGGGTAAATCTCGACGGAGGCTCTGATGGGGATGATATCCAGGTGGTCTCTACCGGTCGGGTCTCTGCAGCAGGTGAGTTCAGCGCCATCGACGTGACCCCGTTGGGCTACCCGGTAATCGCCTACTACGATATCTCCCGGCAGACCGTGCGGATCGCCCGAGCAACGAGCACCACGCCCACTACTGCAGCCGATTGGGTACTCCAGGACGTGATCAGCACCTCTGATCCCAACTACCGGTACTCTGGCAAGTACATCTCCATGCGGATCGACAGTCAAGGCTATGTCCACCTTGCCTTCTTCAGGGTGAGCACAGGTGATCTCATCTACATGAAGTCCACCAACAACCCGCAGGACGGGAGCACAGACTACACGTTCGGTCCCACTGTGGTGGTCGACAACGAAGGCTCGGTAGGTATCTGGGCCGACATCTCCCTCACCGACGACGACAGGCCGGTGATCACCTACCTCGACTTCTCGCTGGTCAACACCTTTGATGGCCTCAAGATGGCCTTCTACGATCCTGCGCTCGAACGTGAGGACGGAGATGTGGCAGGAGAACCCGACACCTCTGACGGATGGGAGACCATGTACGCAGCCCTTGGGTATGACATCGACAACAAGCGGCTGAGCATCGAGTACGATACGGGCGGCCACAACGGATGGTGGGCTGCAATAGGGTACGCTTCGAGCGACTACTATCGAGTGGCCTACTACGTAAAGTAA